From a region of the Hymenobacter jejuensis genome:
- a CDS encoding SDR family NAD(P)-dependent oxidoreductase translates to MHYYIITGASRGLGKALAENILRQPDTVVVGVSRHATIEHDRYHHQPLDLSDILAVENNLHKVFPQRPDATSVTLVNNAAVIGEIGYMGEYGNDQFNFVFDVNVIAPAMLMNTFISAYGQLKCPRTILNISSGAAQRPIDGWAAYCASKAALDSLSQTAQKEQDLRGSGIRIRSLAPGVLDTSMQEHIRTAEAESFSEASRFAALHEQGKLVKTEDVAASIVAWLQRRDVSQSEQVVVRISDL, encoded by the coding sequence ATGCACTATTACATCATTACAGGCGCCAGCCGCGGCCTTGGCAAAGCGTTGGCCGAGAATATTTTACGTCAGCCAGATACGGTTGTGGTCGGCGTTTCGCGCCACGCTACCATCGAGCACGACCGCTACCACCACCAACCCCTAGACTTGTCCGATATCCTAGCGGTAGAGAACAACCTGCACAAGGTGTTTCCCCAAAGGCCTGATGCTACTAGTGTCACGCTCGTTAACAATGCGGCCGTAATCGGCGAGATAGGCTATATGGGCGAGTACGGTAACGATCAGTTCAATTTTGTGTTTGACGTGAATGTGATCGCGCCAGCGATGCTAATGAACACATTCATAAGTGCTTACGGGCAACTTAAATGTCCACGCACTATTCTCAACATCAGCAGCGGCGCTGCCCAACGGCCCATTGATGGCTGGGCGGCTTACTGTGCTTCCAAAGCAGCCCTGGATTCTTTGTCGCAAACCGCTCAGAAAGAGCAGGATCTGCGCGGTTCGGGTATACGCATCCGCAGCTTAGCACCCGGCGTGCTCGATACGAGCATGCAGGAGCACATCCGCACGGCCGAAGCGGAGAGCTTCAGCGAGGCTTCGCGCTTTGCTGCGTTGCATGAGCAAGGCAAGCTCGTTAAGACAGAAGACGTAGCGGCTAGTATCGTGGCGTGGCTGCAAAGGAGGGATGTGTCACAATCCGAGCAAGTAGTTGTTAGGATATCCGACTTGTAA
- the lon gene encoding endopeptidase La, translated as MSQDRNSPTSFLSPFMLMADDPAEMVSIVAADPDQLLSEQDAPDTLPLLPVRNTVLFPGVVLPVTVTRKKSIRLVRKAYRGNKIVGVVAQKNTSSDDPTLADLFEVGTMARILKLLVLPDGNTTIIIQGQSRFKIEEEKQATPYLTARVSYFPEAFPNKNSKEVKALVASLKDAAAKMLKLNPEIPQEAQVALENIDSPAFLTHFLSSNINVEVGVKQKLLEINDGVERGTKLLELMLKEIQLLEIKREIQTKVHTDIDQQQRDYFLRQQIKVLQDELGFDGPDQEVEKLRLRAKAKKWPEAVAKHFDKELDKLSRVNPAAAEYPVSVNYVEFLLDLPWAEYTKDNFNLKRTKKILDTDHYGLEKVKERIIEYLAVLKLKQDMKAPILCLYGPPGVGKTSLGRSIAKSLGRKYVRMSLGGVRDEAEIRGHRKTYVGAMPGRIISQIKKAGASNPVIILDEIDKVGSDFRGDPSSALLEVLDPEQNSTFTDNYLEVEYDLSKVLFIATANSLDTIHPALRDRMEIIDLTGYTLEEKTQIAKKHLWPKLLTEHGLTLKDVNITTTALQRVIDDYTRESGVRSLERKLGGVVRNVAKSKALKEKFPETLEPKDISRILGAAIFDRDQYQDNETAGVVTGLAWTSVGGDILFIESLLIRGRGKLTLSGQLGDVMKESAITALSYLRSRAEELNIDYRLFDQYDLHIHFPEGAVPKDGPSAGIAIFTSIASVFTQRKIRSHLAMTGEITLRGKVLPVGGIKEKILAAKRAGVRDVILCVKNRKDIQEIPAEYLKDLNIHYADRVDDVLKVALLDELVANPLKLVVRDEPVPALAGPSVEVS; from the coding sequence ATGAGTCAAGACCGTAATTCGCCAACATCCTTTCTTTCTCCTTTTATGCTGATGGCGGATGATCCGGCTGAGATGGTATCTATTGTAGCCGCTGATCCTGACCAATTGCTATCGGAGCAGGACGCGCCGGACACGCTGCCTTTGTTGCCTGTGCGCAACACGGTTCTATTTCCGGGAGTCGTGCTGCCCGTTACCGTCACGCGCAAGAAGAGTATTCGTTTGGTGCGCAAGGCGTACCGCGGCAATAAAATAGTAGGTGTTGTAGCGCAGAAGAATACCAGCAGCGACGATCCTACGCTGGCCGATCTGTTTGAGGTGGGCACCATGGCGCGCATCCTGAAGCTGCTGGTGCTGCCCGACGGCAATACCACCATCATCATTCAGGGCCAGAGCCGCTTCAAGATTGAAGAGGAAAAGCAAGCCACGCCGTACCTGACGGCGCGGGTGAGCTATTTTCCCGAAGCTTTCCCAAATAAAAATTCTAAAGAAGTGAAGGCTCTGGTAGCGTCGTTGAAAGATGCCGCCGCCAAGATGCTGAAACTCAACCCCGAGATTCCGCAGGAAGCACAGGTGGCGCTCGAAAACATCGACTCGCCCGCTTTCCTGACGCACTTCCTCTCTTCTAACATCAATGTGGAGGTGGGCGTGAAGCAGAAGCTGCTCGAAATCAACGACGGCGTGGAGCGCGGCACAAAGTTGCTGGAACTCATGCTGAAGGAAATTCAGTTGCTCGAGATCAAGCGCGAAATCCAAACCAAGGTCCACACCGACATCGACCAGCAGCAGCGCGATTACTTCCTGAGGCAACAGATCAAGGTGTTGCAGGATGAACTCGGCTTCGACGGTCCCGATCAGGAGGTGGAGAAGCTGCGCCTACGCGCCAAGGCCAAAAAGTGGCCCGAAGCCGTAGCCAAGCATTTCGACAAGGAGCTCGACAAGCTTAGCCGCGTCAACCCGGCCGCAGCCGAATACCCGGTGAGCGTCAATTACGTGGAGTTTCTCCTGGACTTGCCTTGGGCCGAATACACCAAGGACAACTTCAACCTGAAGCGCACCAAGAAAATACTGGACACCGACCACTACGGGTTGGAAAAAGTAAAGGAGCGCATCATCGAATACCTGGCGGTTCTGAAGCTGAAGCAGGACATGAAGGCACCCATTCTGTGCCTGTATGGCCCGCCCGGCGTTGGCAAAACATCGCTGGGGCGCTCTATAGCTAAGTCCTTGGGCCGCAAGTATGTACGTATGTCGTTGGGCGGCGTGCGCGACGAAGCCGAGATCCGGGGCCACCGCAAAACGTACGTGGGAGCAATGCCCGGCCGCATCATTTCGCAGATCAAAAAAGCCGGCGCTTCTAATCCGGTCATTATTCTGGATGAGATCGATAAGGTAGGTTCCGACTTCCGCGGCGATCCGTCGTCGGCGTTGCTGGAGGTCCTCGATCCCGAGCAGAACTCTACTTTCACCGACAACTACTTGGAGGTGGAGTACGATCTGTCGAAAGTGCTTTTCATCGCCACTGCCAACTCGCTCGATACCATTCATCCGGCCCTGCGCGACCGCATGGAAATCATCGACCTGACGGGGTACACGCTGGAAGAAAAAACCCAGATCGCCAAGAAGCACCTCTGGCCCAAATTACTCACGGAGCACGGCCTGACTCTGAAAGACGTGAATATCACGACCACTGCCTTGCAACGCGTCATTGATGATTACACGCGCGAATCGGGCGTTCGCAGCCTCGAGCGCAAGCTGGGCGGCGTTGTGCGCAACGTGGCCAAGAGCAAAGCGCTGAAAGAAAAGTTTCCGGAAACGCTGGAGCCCAAGGACATATCGCGCATTCTGGGCGCCGCTATTTTCGACCGCGATCAATACCAGGATAACGAAACCGCCGGCGTCGTGACGGGCTTAGCCTGGACTTCGGTAGGCGGCGATATCTTGTTCATTGAGAGCCTGTTAATTCGCGGGCGAGGCAAGCTGACGTTGTCTGGACAACTGGGTGATGTGATGAAGGAATCGGCAATTACGGCATTGTCGTACCTGCGCAGCCGCGCCGAGGAGCTGAACATCGACTATCGCCTTTTCGACCAATACGACCTGCACATTCACTTTCCCGAAGGTGCTGTACCCAAAGACGGTCCTTCGGCGGGCATTGCCATTTTCACGAGCATTGCGTCGGTCTTCACGCAGCGCAAGATCCGTTCGCATTTGGCCATGACCGGCGAAATCACCTTGCGCGGCAAAGTCTTGCCAGTGGGCGGCATCAAGGAAAAGATTCTGGCAGCTAAGCGTGCTGGTGTGCGCGACGTGATTCTGTGCGTGAAAAACCGCAAAGACATCCAGGAAATCCCGGCTGAATACCTCAAGGATTTGAACATTCACTACGCCGACCGCGTGGATGACGTGCTGAAAGTGGCGTTGCTGGACGAGTTGGTAGCCAACCCCCTAAAGCTAGTGGTGCGCGACGAACCCGTGCCCGCTTTGGCAGGGCCAAGCGTGGAAGTATCATGA
- the hslU gene encoding ATP-dependent protease ATPase subunit HslU: MLDSASFLTPAQIVAELDKYIIGQHDAKRHVAIALRNRWRRLHAPADMQREIVPNNILMIGSTGVGKTEIARRLASISGAPFTKVEASKFTEVGYVGRDVESMVRDLVEQSVNMVRQRRKDEVKVQAAQIVEDIILDALIPPVSSSVAANPKPSIGYGGGSEATMPDSDYELNERTREKFRQKIRNGELEDRKIDIKIQQNNTPGIGVVGGPAGLDEASLSGLQDMLGSMLPKKTRKRKVTIAEARKILLDEEAAKLIDMDEVKDEAIRQAENAGIIFIDEIDKVASRGGKGGGGPDVSREGVQRDLLPIVEGSAVSTKYGIINTDHILFIAAGAFHVAKPSDLIPELQGRFPIRVELQSLTKEDFFRILKDPKNALTKQYEALLKAEDVELSFDDAALERVAEIASEVNEEVENIGARRLHTVMSRLLNDILFDVPDVIGANAHILITRELVDERLRDMVKNRDLSQYIL; encoded by the coding sequence ATGCTGGATTCTGCTAGCTTTTTGACCCCGGCCCAAATCGTGGCCGAACTCGACAAATACATCATTGGCCAGCACGATGCCAAGCGCCACGTGGCTATTGCCTTGCGCAACCGCTGGCGTCGGCTGCACGCACCGGCCGACATGCAGCGCGAAATCGTACCCAACAATATCCTGATGATTGGCTCCACGGGCGTCGGCAAAACCGAAATTGCGCGCCGGCTGGCCAGCATTTCCGGAGCGCCCTTCACCAAGGTAGAAGCGTCTAAGTTTACGGAAGTGGGCTACGTGGGCCGCGACGTCGAGAGCATGGTGCGCGACCTCGTGGAGCAGTCGGTAAATATGGTGCGGCAGCGTCGTAAGGACGAAGTGAAAGTGCAAGCGGCGCAAATCGTGGAAGACATCATTCTGGATGCCCTGATTCCACCAGTTTCCAGTAGCGTTGCTGCCAACCCGAAGCCCTCAATCGGTTATGGCGGTGGGAGCGAGGCGACCATGCCCGACAGCGACTACGAACTGAATGAGCGCACGCGCGAAAAATTTCGCCAGAAGATTCGGAACGGCGAGTTGGAAGACCGCAAGATCGACATCAAGATTCAGCAGAATAACACGCCCGGCATCGGCGTAGTGGGCGGCCCAGCGGGCCTGGACGAAGCTTCGCTTTCGGGTTTGCAGGACATGTTGGGCAGCATGCTGCCGAAGAAAACCCGCAAGCGCAAAGTGACCATCGCCGAAGCCCGCAAGATTCTGCTCGACGAGGAGGCTGCCAAGCTCATCGACATGGACGAGGTGAAAGACGAAGCCATTCGGCAAGCCGAGAATGCCGGCATCATTTTCATCGACGAAATAGATAAAGTAGCCAGCCGCGGCGGCAAAGGCGGAGGCGGCCCCGATGTGAGCCGCGAAGGCGTGCAGCGTGACCTGTTGCCCATTGTGGAGGGCAGCGCCGTAAGCACTAAATACGGCATCATCAACACCGACCACATCTTGTTTATTGCCGCCGGCGCCTTCCACGTAGCCAAGCCCAGCGACCTGATTCCGGAGCTGCAAGGGCGCTTTCCCATTCGGGTCGAGCTTCAGAGCCTGACCAAAGAAGATTTTTTCCGCATCCTCAAAGACCCTAAAAACGCGCTCACTAAGCAGTATGAAGCCTTGCTCAAGGCCGAGGATGTAGAGCTTTCATTTGACGACGCGGCACTGGAGCGAGTGGCTGAAATTGCCTCGGAGGTAAACGAAGAAGTAGAAAACATCGGCGCCCGGCGCCTGCACACGGTCATGAGTCGCTTGCTCAACGACATTCTGTTCGATGTGCCCGACGTGATCGGTGCCAATGCCCACATCCTGATCACGCGCGAACTGGTGGACGAGCGCCTGCGTGATATGGTTAAAAACCGCGACCTGTCGCAGTATATTCTGTAG
- the porQ gene encoding type IX secretion system protein PorQ, with product MIRLLRGRFLGIMVAGGMGVLATHTAQGQIGGQQAFPFLNLPTSAKLAGVGGVNVSSRDADPTMLYGNPALLNADMDGRLALGYVDYLADVKQSTAAYVFNTQHAGRFGVALTYLNYGKFEQFDAAGNSLGDFSVNEYAASVSDAYTAGNFTLAGTLKLAVSGIAGNHSVATLADVGALFKHPEKDFTVGLVVRNAGYQLKPYTGSQREPMPLDVQLGASIKPEHMPLRFSLTAHHLQQLDIVYLDPNQRGQLDENGNEIKPKKTLGDQIARHFVVGAELILSKNLNVRVGYNHLQRRELRLENASGGAGLSFGMMLQISQFQLDYTRAYYHASGAANYFTIARNLDSLFKKKEI from the coding sequence ATGATTCGACTGCTACGGGGCCGCTTTCTGGGTATCATGGTCGCCGGGGGCATGGGGGTGCTGGCAACTCACACGGCGCAAGGGCAAATAGGGGGGCAACAGGCCTTTCCCTTTCTGAACCTGCCGACGAGTGCCAAACTAGCCGGAGTGGGCGGAGTGAATGTTTCGTCGCGCGACGCCGACCCGACCATGCTGTACGGCAATCCAGCGCTGCTAAACGCTGACATGGATGGCCGGTTGGCGCTTGGCTACGTCGATTACTTGGCTGATGTCAAGCAGAGTACGGCTGCATACGTGTTCAATACACAGCATGCAGGCCGTTTCGGCGTGGCCCTGACCTACCTGAACTACGGCAAGTTTGAGCAGTTCGACGCGGCGGGCAATAGTCTCGGCGATTTCTCGGTGAACGAGTACGCGGCAAGCGTGTCGGATGCCTACACGGCCGGCAACTTCACGTTGGCTGGCACCCTAAAGCTGGCTGTTTCGGGCATTGCAGGCAATCATTCGGTGGCTACTCTGGCCGATGTGGGCGCCTTGTTCAAGCACCCGGAGAAAGACTTCACAGTTGGCTTGGTGGTGCGCAATGCCGGTTACCAACTGAAACCGTATACTGGCTCTCAGCGAGAGCCGATGCCGTTGGATGTGCAGTTGGGCGCTTCCATCAAGCCCGAGCATATGCCGTTGCGGTTTTCCCTGACCGCGCATCATTTGCAGCAGCTCGACATCGTGTACCTCGATCCCAATCAACGCGGCCAACTCGACGAAAACGGCAATGAGATCAAGCCCAAAAAAACGTTGGGCGACCAAATTGCCCGCCATTTTGTGGTCGGTGCCGAGCTTATTCTGAGTAAAAATCTAAACGTAAGGGTGGGGTATAACCACTTGCAGCGCCGAGAGTTGCGCTTGGAGAATGCCTCGGGCGGCGCCGGTTTGAGTTTTGGGATGATGTTGCAAATCAGTCAGTTTCAGCTTGATTATACCCGGGCTTATTACCACGCTTCGGGAGCCGCCAACTACTTTACCATCGCCCGTAACCTAGATTCTCTTTTTAAAAAGAAAGAAATATAA
- a CDS encoding SusC/RagA family TonB-linked outer membrane protein — MKKSLLMGFLLMITLLQQVVAQTRNISGRVTDRTSGEGLPGATVLLKGTTTGVSTNADGTFALSVPSSGGTLQITSVGYLNTEREIGTDNRIDITLAVDTKQLSEVVVTGYGQQLERREVTGAVASVNSASYKDQPIIGVDQALQGRAAGVQVIQNSGTPGSGITVRVRGAASIGASNEPLYVVDGLPITTGNTSQLSAGNQGTNGLNDVNPNDIESIEVLKDAASAAIYGSRASNGVVLITTKRGKSGKPRIDLDYYTGSQTVWKRPDILNGQQQTELFLDAAANRYPANTNGNYPAFGYVFRSKADLAAYIYGPGDVGAPVNGVVPYVTPAGNPIRPLTQFQDPTTATNTDWSDKVLRTAPISNYGLTFSGGSDASRYRLALNYFDQQGTIVGSGFTRGSARLTLDNKLSEKVRMGASIGLTQSNNNRINNDNSIYGVLTTSRLYATDLPIYNADGTYYKNGSLENPVAAAKEPYIKSTNNRLIGSQYTEFELIKNLKYRATFGIDYTYGRDNRFYSTLTNAGAAVRGEATAATVQDLNYNHISAFSYNKTFAEAHSLSALFVGEYQRDAYSDTYAQTTGFPSNAIRELSAGATKTAATSSSTGNALFGLLAKVDYSYKGRYLLGASVRRDQSSRFGADNQVGYFPAVSAGWRVLEEKFFKDQNVMSELKLRGSYGETGNQPTANFGSRGLISPGYNYLDQGGLALSQLANPNLKWERTRQTNVGVDFGFLQNRFYVSADIYKRKTDDLLLAQRLGADTGFLSYSANIGNMENKGLEFALTTINFRNEGTGFNWESNFNLSFNRNKVTKLSDPSPTGSAAGFASRLLVGQPLGAFYGYRVDHIFQTQEEITALDANAKVKSGSTTATYQSTATRPGDIMFKDLNGDGRITADDQEVIGNAQPKYIGGFTNTFRFMNFDFSALLQFSVGNKIYNSAASNTQGMSTTYGQDAVVLNRWTPTNTDTKIPRAVYGDPNTNARNSDRFLEDGSYARFKSVTLGYTLPAVLASRAHVRTVRIYAQAQNLVTFTNYSGLDPEVNTFSGTNTSLGTDFFTYPQARTITGGVTLGF, encoded by the coding sequence ATGAAAAAATCCTTACTCATGGGTTTCTTGCTCATGATTACGCTACTACAACAGGTAGTGGCACAAACCCGGAATATCTCCGGGCGCGTAACTGATCGCACTTCTGGTGAGGGCCTGCCGGGTGCTACAGTTTTATTAAAAGGCACGACCACTGGGGTTTCAACCAATGCTGATGGCACTTTTGCCCTGTCCGTTCCATCTTCGGGCGGCACGCTGCAAATCACTTCGGTAGGGTACCTCAATACCGAGCGCGAGATCGGCACGGATAACCGTATTGACATAACGCTAGCAGTTGATACCAAACAGCTTAGCGAAGTTGTTGTAACCGGTTACGGTCAGCAGCTTGAGCGTCGGGAAGTAACCGGAGCCGTAGCCTCGGTGAACTCAGCCTCCTACAAAGACCAGCCCATTATCGGGGTTGACCAGGCCTTGCAGGGCCGTGCAGCCGGCGTACAGGTTATCCAGAACTCGGGAACTCCCGGTTCGGGCATCACGGTTCGGGTACGTGGCGCGGCTTCCATCGGAGCCAGCAACGAGCCACTGTATGTAGTTGACGGTCTGCCGATTACTACAGGCAACACGTCGCAGCTAAGCGCTGGTAACCAAGGCACGAACGGGCTGAACGACGTTAACCCTAACGACATTGAGTCGATCGAAGTACTGAAAGATGCGGCTTCGGCAGCTATTTACGGTTCGCGTGCTTCAAATGGCGTAGTACTGATCACTACCAAACGCGGTAAATCAGGCAAGCCCCGCATCGACTTGGACTACTATACCGGGTCGCAAACGGTATGGAAGCGCCCAGATATATTGAACGGCCAGCAGCAAACCGAGCTGTTCCTGGACGCTGCAGCTAACCGTTACCCTGCTAACACCAACGGCAACTATCCCGCTTTTGGCTATGTATTCCGCAGCAAGGCTGACTTGGCTGCTTACATCTACGGTCCTGGCGATGTGGGTGCTCCCGTAAACGGTGTTGTGCCTTACGTTACCCCTGCCGGCAACCCAATTCGTCCGCTGACTCAGTTCCAAGACCCCACCACGGCTACCAATACCGACTGGAGCGACAAGGTTTTGCGCACGGCCCCAATCAGCAATTACGGGCTTACTTTCTCGGGTGGTTCAGATGCCAGCCGCTACCGCCTAGCCCTGAACTACTTCGACCAGCAAGGCACCATCGTTGGGTCGGGCTTTACGCGTGGCAGTGCCCGCCTGACATTGGACAACAAGCTGTCGGAAAAGGTACGCATGGGAGCATCCATTGGCTTAACCCAGAGCAATAACAACCGCATCAACAACGACAACAGCATCTACGGCGTTCTGACGACCTCGCGGCTGTATGCTACTGACCTGCCCATCTATAACGCTGATGGCACTTACTACAAGAACGGTTCGCTGGAAAACCCAGTGGCTGCGGCCAAAGAGCCTTACATCAAGAGCACTAACAACCGTCTGATTGGCAGTCAATACACGGAGTTCGAGCTGATCAAGAACCTGAAATACCGGGCTACGTTTGGCATCGATTACACGTATGGCCGTGACAACCGCTTCTACTCGACCCTGACGAATGCGGGCGCCGCTGTACGTGGTGAAGCGACTGCTGCCACTGTGCAGGATCTGAACTACAACCACATCAGCGCATTCTCTTACAACAAGACATTCGCTGAAGCTCACAGCTTGAGCGCCCTGTTTGTAGGTGAGTATCAGCGTGATGCCTATAGCGACACGTATGCTCAAACTACCGGCTTCCCCAGCAACGCTATCCGCGAACTCTCGGCTGGTGCTACCAAAACGGCTGCTACTTCTAGCTCAACCGGCAACGCGCTGTTTGGCTTGCTGGCCAAAGTAGATTACTCTTACAAAGGCCGCTACTTGCTCGGCGCTTCGGTTCGTCGTGACCAGTCTTCGCGCTTCGGTGCCGACAACCAAGTAGGTTACTTCCCGGCTGTTTCGGCTGGCTGGCGCGTGCTTGAGGAGAAATTCTTCAAGGATCAGAATGTGATGAGCGAACTGAAGCTACGCGGTAGCTACGGCGAAACCGGTAACCAGCCGACTGCCAACTTTGGCTCGCGCGGCTTGATCAGCCCCGGCTACAACTACCTAGACCAAGGCGGCCTCGCCCTGAGCCAGTTGGCTAACCCTAACCTGAAATGGGAACGCACGCGCCAGACCAACGTGGGTGTGGACTTCGGCTTCTTGCAGAACCGCTTCTACGTTTCGGCCGACATTTACAAGCGCAAAACGGATGACCTGCTGCTGGCCCAGCGCCTTGGTGCTGACACTGGCTTCCTAAGCTACAGCGCCAACATCGGCAACATGGAAAACAAAGGCCTCGAATTTGCCCTGACGACCATTAACTTCCGCAATGAAGGAACCGGCTTCAACTGGGAAAGCAACTTCAACCTGAGCTTCAACCGTAACAAAGTAACGAAGCTGTCTGACCCCAGCCCAACGGGATCGGCGGCTGGTTTTGCCAGCCGCCTGCTCGTGGGACAGCCACTCGGTGCTTTCTATGGCTACCGCGTAGACCACATCTTCCAGACGCAGGAAGAAATTACGGCTTTGGACGCCAATGCTAAAGTCAAAAGTGGTTCAACCACAGCCACTTACCAATCGACGGCTACACGCCCCGGTGACATCATGTTTAAGGATCTGAATGGAGACGGCCGCATTACGGCTGATGACCAGGAAGTTATCGGCAACGCCCAGCCTAAGTACATCGGAGGCTTTACTAACACCTTCCGCTTCATGAACTTCGACTTCAGCGCCCTGCTGCAGTTTAGCGTTGGCAACAAGATTTATAACTCAGCTGCTAGTAACACCCAGGGCATGAGCACGACCTACGGGCAGGATGCTGTTGTTCTGAATCGTTGGACTCCTACCAACACGGACACCAAAATCCCGCGTGCCGTATACGGCGACCCCAATACCAACGCCCGTAACTCCGACCGGTTCTTGGAAGATGGTTCGTATGCACGTTTCAAAAGCGTAACGTTAGGTTACACGTTACCTGCTGTGCTGGCAAGCCGGGCACACGTACGCACCGTGCGCATCTACGCTCAGGCACAAAACTTGGTGACGTTTACCAACTACTCGGGCCTCGACCCTGAAGTGAACACCTTCAGCGGCACCAACACTTCGCTGGGCACCGATTTCTTCACTTACCCACAAGCCCGCACTATCACTGGTGGTGTTACGCTAGGGTTCTAA
- a CDS encoding RagB/SusD family nutrient uptake outer membrane protein gives MNVEPSNSVSSDTGFTTKEDAAAGLLGAYDAVQSSDYYGLAFPTISDLIAGEITFRGTFTTTYGVIGQNQALPDNIQIGNSWNIIYNAINRVNYLLQETDKITDPTFTAKLSTQAQARALRAFHYMNLLALWGGTPQGYGYTGGLGVPLRLTPTTAIGTETAFIPRATEAEVAAAIRSDLDFAIANLATGTGNRITKSSALALRARFELRMRNYTDALTFAKQVPAVANFATTAPTGTTAPDALWSIFFSNTDQSQYAFYWYPSPGGRDEFNPGSTIAAAHPAGDLRLPINVVTAATSVTVSGAPYTLQPGTTRKYFRTTTRDDAFNVIRYAEVVLTVAEAAAQTGDLTTATTQLNIIRTRAGLAPTTATTAPDLIKDILLQRRLELAYEGVYWYDLRRTNTVQTALPTYTQTFRNLFPIPLREVSLTNGLIAQNPLY, from the coding sequence GTGAATGTAGAGCCATCGAACAGCGTTAGCTCCGATACCGGCTTTACGACCAAGGAAGATGCTGCCGCCGGCTTGCTGGGCGCGTACGATGCCGTTCAATCATCCGATTACTATGGCTTGGCTTTCCCCACAATCTCTGACTTGATCGCTGGAGAGATCACCTTCCGGGGTACCTTCACCACTACCTATGGGGTAATAGGTCAGAACCAGGCGCTGCCCGATAACATCCAGATCGGCAACTCTTGGAACATCATCTACAACGCCATCAACCGGGTAAATTACCTGCTCCAAGAGACCGACAAGATCACGGATCCTACTTTCACTGCTAAGCTCTCGACGCAGGCACAGGCGCGGGCTCTGCGGGCATTCCACTACATGAACTTGCTGGCTTTGTGGGGTGGTACTCCTCAGGGCTATGGTTACACTGGTGGTTTAGGGGTGCCTTTACGGCTTACGCCTACCACTGCTATTGGCACCGAAACAGCCTTCATTCCACGCGCTACAGAAGCCGAAGTTGCCGCTGCCATCCGGTCGGACCTGGATTTTGCAATTGCCAACCTGGCAACGGGTACGGGCAACCGCATCACCAAAAGCTCGGCTTTGGCACTTCGGGCTCGTTTTGAGCTTCGTATGCGCAATTATACTGATGCGCTGACTTTTGCCAAGCAGGTGCCAGCCGTTGCCAACTTTGCTACTACGGCGCCCACCGGCACTACGGCTCCTGATGCACTCTGGTCGATCTTCTTCTCTAATACCGACCAGAGTCAGTACGCTTTCTACTGGTACCCCTCGCCCGGCGGTCGTGACGAGTTCAACCCAGGTTCGACTATTGCAGCAGCTCACCCTGCTGGCGATCTCCGGCTCCCAATTAACGTAGTGACAGCTGCAACTTCCGTTACTGTATCGGGCGCACCGTACACTTTGCAGCCCGGCACCACACGGAAGTATTTCCGTACTACTACGCGTGATGATGCATTCAACGTGATCCGCTATGCAGAGGTAGTGCTTACTGTTGCGGAAGCAGCTGCGCAAACCGGTGACCTTACCACGGCTACCACGCAGCTGAACATCATCCGGACACGGGCAGGCTTGGCTCCTACCACAGCCACCACAGCCCCCGACCTGATCAAGGACATTCTGTTGCAGCGTCGTTTGGAGCTTGCCTACGAAGGAGTGTATTGGTATGATTTGCGCCGTACCAACACGGTACAAACTGCTTTACCTACCTACACACAAACGTTCCGCAATCTGTTCCCAATTCCGCTGCGTGAGGTTAGCCTTACCAACGGGTTGATTGCACAGAACCCGCTGTATTAA